In a single window of the Penaeus chinensis breed Huanghai No. 1 chromosome 4, ASM1920278v2, whole genome shotgun sequence genome:
- the LOC125025157 gene encoding ATPase WRNIP1-like: MEVECPICGSSFPSSKIEVHAEACIQASFSSNSDAPQQIGLSEKSSDPEFSSAGNKRKFEAMESHQSSKSSPTNFFGSKGPASSSKKIRGDQAAAWSFLGKSGSGSKSNRDQSAPNAPQQSQESDGNTGVPLAERMRPATLDDYIGQESILSSNSFLKNLISKDSFINMILWGPPGCGKTSLANIIAKRCRGSEKWRYASLSACTSGVQDVKKVVQEAQSTLQLRKRRTVLFMDEVHRFNKAQQDIFLPHVESGLLTLVGATTENPSFTLNSALLSRCRVITLEALSVKNIRKILQRALKKLKIGIELNESENEEESSTDEESEEEEEEPDEQEEENADTQEGKENSLKISRQALRWLSNMSGGDARCALNTLQTLVTSHSQGTIKTAEAKEALQRSHVLYDRKGEEHYNMASALQKSIRGGNDNAALYWTMRMVKGGEDPRFIARRLVRTAAEDIGLGDPQALNLAVSTMQAVQMLGMPESNVILCQCAVYLARANHNPEVYMAMNRILQHMETHTGPLPSVPLHLRNAPTKLMKDIGYGKGYTADPRFTRNIEYMPDALRNVNFFQSTG; the protein is encoded by the exons ATGGAGGTGGAATGCCCGATATGTGGcagttctttcccctcttccaaaaTTGAGGTTCATGCCGAGGCTTGTATTCAGGCAAG CTTTTCCAGTAACAGTGATGCTCCTCAACAAATTGGTCTCAGTGAAAAATCATCTGATCCGGAATTTTCTTCTGCCGGAAACAAGAGAAAGTTTGAAGCAATGGAAAGCCACCAATCCTCAAAG AGTAGTCCTACAAATTTCTTTGGAAGCAAAGGTCCTGCATCAAGTAGCAAAAAGATCCGTGGTGATCAGGCAGCTGCTTGGAGTTTCCTTGGAAAATCTGGCAGTGGGAGCAAAAGTAATCGAGACCAGTCAGCTCCAAATGCACCACAGCAGTCCCAGGAAAGCGACG GGAATACTGGTGTACCTTTAGCAGAGCGGATGAGACCAGCTACTTTGGATGATTACATAGGCCAAGAATCTATTTTAAGCAGCAACTCCTTCCTTAAAAACTTAATTTCAAAGGATAGTTTTATAAACATGATTCTATGGGGACCACCTGGTTGCGGTAAG ACGTCACTTGCCAATATCATCGCAAAGCGCTGTCGGGGCTCAGAAAAGTGGCGATATGCTTCCCTCTCGGCCTGCACTTCAGGTGTGCAAGATGTAAAGAAAGTTGTTCAGGAAGCCCAGAGTACATTGCAGTTGAGGAAACGGCGGACAGTTCTCTTCATGGATGAAGTGCATAGGTTTAATAAGGCTCAGCAG GATATCTTCTTACCACATGTTGAGAGTGGGTTGCTCACACTAGTTGGGGCCACCACTGAGAATCCATCCTTTACCCTCAATTCTGCCTTACTTTCAAG ATGTCGAGTCATAACACTTGAAGCTCTGAGTGTAAAGAACATCCGCAAGATTCTTCAGAGAGCTCTCAAAAAGCTGAAAATAGGTATTGAATTGAATGAGtcggagaacgaagaagagagctccacagatgaggagagtgaggaggaagaagaggagccagatgagcaggaggaagaaaatgcagatacacaagaaggaaaagagaacag TTTGAAGATAAGTCGCCAGGCTTTGCGTTGGCTGTCAAATATGAGTGGAGGTGATGCCCGATGCGCCCTGAACACGCTGCAGACTTTGGTAACATCTCATTCACAAGGCACCATAAAAACTGCTGAAGCAAAAGAAGCACTACAG AGAAGTCATGTGCTTTACGACCGTAAGGGGGAAGAGCACTACAACATGGCGTCAGCTCTCCAGAAGTCCATCAGAGGAGGCAACGATAACGCTGCCCTGTACTGGACCATGCGTATGGTAAAGGGCGGAGAAGACCCACGCTTCATTGCCAGGAGATTGGTCAGAACGGCAGCAGAAGACATTG GCTTAGGTGATCCACAAGCCTTGAATTTAGCTGTGTCAACAATGCAAGCAGTCCAGATGCTTGGAATGCCTGAATCAAATGTTATCTTATGTCAGTGTGCTGTCTACTTGGCAAG AGCAAATCACAACCCAGAAGTTTACATGGCAATGAACCGTATTTTGCAACACATGGAAACCCATACTGGGCCTCTACCTTCTGTTCCTCTTCACCTGAGAAATGCACCAACAAAACTCATGAAAGACATAG GTTATGGAAAGGGGTATACAGCAGATCCAAGATTTACAAGAAATATAGAATACATGCCAGATGCTTTGAGAAATGTGAATTTCTTCCAGAGCACTGGTTGA